The genomic segment GATGATTGTACTCCATGAATGAAAACAGTGTATTATATAGTAGCCCCAAACCAATTTGCATTATTTAGACATTTAAGgcattgcattatatatataaaaaaaataaaataataataatgctttgtCCATACTACTACaaacagtataaaatatcaaGACAACAACAAATATAAGGTCTGGGAATAAATTCTAAACCACAACCATGAGACTTTAGaattcatttgtatattttctgttttcattttaattctagatgttttagtaattttgttgcgtttgtcatttttatttattttattttttattatttagaaaaacttaaagtttttaagttttagcatgtaacaaaataagaaatattgccttAGCAACCAgcaataattttcaatattttatttcagtccaTGTTTATTTCAAGTACTGAAATTATTATGGCTCAAGTTTTTACATTACAATGAACCATCCCAATCTACTAAATATtctccaccacacacacacacacacacacacacacacacacctgctggtAAACTGTATGAGCTGAGCATCGTTCCTGCAGCTGAGTAAAGCTTCTCGGTTTTCCAGCAAGATGGTGGCACACATGAAGAGTTCAAAAGTGAAATCTCTGTTAACGGCTTGGAGCTCCTTCACAGGTTCATCCTCTGGAGATCACAGTCATAAAtcaaaatcatttcaaatatattagTCTTTATGTTTCACCATTTGGGCTTGATAAACAGCGTTTGAAAGGCATTAAACCTTCAGGTTTCTTAAAAAGCTATTTGAAAGAACTTTTACCCAGGCTGTATTTGCGTGCCAGTCTCTCCTGATATCGAGCCCGATCCACCTGCTGCGAGATGAGCTCCAGATGATCACAGCTGAAAATCTCGAACAGACGCAGAGCATCGCTGTGCTCAAACTCCCGCTGGAAACCCAACAGAAGCCACCTGAATGGAAGACAAGAGAAAGACTTatcaagtgacagaaagagaagagaagagaaaagaaaaagaaaaatgaaacccACCTGTGACAAAAAGTGATTTTTTCCATGTTGTCTGTGACAAGATGGGAGTATAGTTGAGGATCAAGCTCTTTTAGTAAAGCAGCTTCCAACTCTGATAAACGCCACAACAAACACAGCATTTGGACATCGTTACTAATAGATCCAGTTAGAAATTGTACAATTATTACTGCTAATAACAGATCTAAATGGTTTGGAAACGCAAAGGAAACTCACCCATTTTGCGATACAGTCCATCAGCACAGAAATCTTTGGAAAACTTCTCCATGTAGCAGGAGAAGCTCCAGTAAGTGTCCACTTCTGAGTGCAGCACCTCCAGAAAGCGACTGCACAGATCATTCATACCCTGAGCGTAACTTACTTCTGCAGAGACCAGAGAAAGAATCTGATGATTACAAGGTTACTCCACACCAAAATGAAattttgacagtgtattttatttggcagtctatgagTCTATGAGATGTCACAATcttcctggttttcatccaaaatatattaaattgtgttctgaaagcgaacaaagcttttatgggttttgaCATTGGGGTAACTTTAATTTTAGGCCTGAGTATTTGCAAACACAGAGTTTAACCACTAGATGTCGCCCAAAAAtcataaactttaaaataaaagagTTCAAATAAACAATACAGTTAAAAAGTTAGAGGTCAGCAAGATTTTATAATATGTCTGcctttatttgctaaaaaaaaatacagtaaacatcaatattatgaaaaaaatattataattaaaaatatatatttttctatattgtacattttcatttattcttgGGATGGTAAAgcataattttcagcagccattactttagtGTTCAGCGTcatttgatccttcagaaatcattctaatatgctgctcaagaaacatttcttattattatgatcAATAATGTTTACAATAACAATATCATAATAATCAATAacagcatttatctttattgttaATTGTAAAATGTCTCTTTGctcaattaaaatatgaatatatatacgtgtgtgtgtgtgtgtatatatatagaccaaaaagtgtatttaaaacCACATACCTGGGTGAAAAGCAGCATATGTGATTAGGATATCTCTCAAGACAAGCAGGTTACCCAAACCTTCATTCCTGTGAGGAAACACAATGATTAGAAAGTCTTTCTCCAGGCAATACTGTATTCTTCAAAGGACTGATTTCTGAATCAAATCTGCTTTTACTCTGTTAAAACACtacaactaaattaaattaatctttaTCATTTTATGTCTGCTGGTATTTTAAAATTGAGTCTATTGTTATCAGGAAAAATATGACTGGTATGTAGAAAGTTTGTGTTTGATGTTGCTGCAGCAAAACAGGCTAATGTTATATTAGTTTATATGATtatcattagtttttttttttttttttttaataccataTTCCTTCTACAACATCATTTACACTTTTAAACGTCTTTATGTTTTATGCATATGTATTCTGTATTCTGCATGCCTATAATTGCGgtttatataattatacttttCTGCTCTTTCTGTGGATTCTCTATGTACTTGGACACTGAAGTATACTTTCAAAGCGAGCCGAGCTGACCGTACTCAAATCGAGTTACTGTTTAACCACAGTAAAATGATGAGACAGACTCCTGCGTGTTATTTACGTCGAGCTCCAAGGTTGACTGATAAATTGGTGTGGCAATGACATGTTTACTTTGAGCTGGCAACTCACATTACTGATGCAAAAAATTAGGCAACTGTGGTTTGTTTAAACAAACATGAGAACCAATTGACTGTCTACTTTCTTCAGCAGAAATGAAGAATACTGAGGATCTCTGctttttgacaaaataaaatttgaaagaaaacaaaatgggtTGTAGATAACTATAGAAATGATTTATGTAGCCATAGAGATTAATAATTAAACACGGAAATCTGAACCAGGAACAAGGAAATCTTTCCTGAAAGGAAATAAATCAAACAGTCATGAATGAGGACTGCAGGGTGGATAATGAGCctgataaaaagtcataacaatATGTTAACAAAAAGAgccaacaaaatatatatatttatatttaaatataaatatatttttgtcaccATCTTGCCTTTTACCATTTGTCAATATACAActttaaaaaatagatttttttttttgaagttctaAAAGGATTGTGATCATAAGTGCTTTTCCACTATTTCCATGACTAGGATTTTCTTTATTAAACTGCACAAATGAAACAAGTTCTCACCGGAAGTATGGAAGATCTCGGTCTGTTCGGGGAACATCTTTGTCAATGATGCGTACGGCCTCCTGAAGCTCTTCCAGGTCAAAGGTTACCCGTTTAAATAACACCTGCaaattaaagtcagcatgaaatcaaCATGGATCCAACTTCTTATTACGCTTTCTTGGTCTTATTGTGAATTTTTCTCTTTGTAATAACtctttgtaaaaaaatacaaagtaatcAAAAGTCCTTTTATTTTTTAGTTCCTCTGACCAACGTCATGTAATTTCATAACtgtatgtgtttctttcttcagtggaacacataACAAGATATTCTGCCAAACAATTTTGGTCCTCATTgacttttatagtattttttttttggttcatactatggaagtcaatggaaaacaaaactgtttggttaccaacattcttcaatatCTTCTTTGGTGTTGCACAGAAGACAGATAGTCATAcacgtttggaacaacacgagggggagtaaatgatgacagaatttgcatttttggctgaactatcatTTTAAGCAGGGACTTTTACCTGAGCCTGCAGTTGCAAGAAGGACATCTTCTCTCCAGCCTCTTCAGACTCAAACTGCTGGTTATTCTGCTCTCTGTCCTGCCTCTGCTCAAAATACTTCACTGCTGTCAGCagttcagctgaaaaaaaaaaggaaaaacaggaaGAAATAGAGAGAACAAAggatttgatgtattattagttcatcATCAGTTATGTCAGTTATGTATATACCAGAGGTTTTCACTATCAACATCGAATTATATCGAGTTGATAAGGGCAAACTATATCATATTAAAAGTGTTTGTTCTGCTCGAAAATATAATTTACCATCAGTGCCATTAAGACGCAGATGAACGGCTCCAGGAAGCAGCTGTTGCCACTTCCTCTTCATGACCTGATAGCGCACCGCCATCTGCTCCAGCAGCAGGGGGCGCTCCAGAGCCGTAGAGCTGCAGGGGTACATGCCAAACAGAAAACGCCAAACCAGACCACGTTCATCGGGCGCCACGCCACCTGAATCACACAAACAGGACACAAATCAACTTCAGCTGAAGATGATATACTGTGAACTATGTCTTGGGAAATGCGCTGTTTCacaatggacccttttcacagacTGTGATGACACGTTACAGTTATAATAAACATCATAAacctagttttttattttataactaaaCTTTATAGCTTACAGAAAACTGGTTAACACTGCTGCACATTGGCTGAGGGAGTGACTGTAAGTTTGACATCGTTCTCATTTCTGACCAACATAAGACAGAGACACAGTATTGTGGATTTTTTCTTCCTTTTGCTATTGGAACAAATGCAAACGCAATTATATTTGATGTAGTTTTCACTAACTACTATAGAAGTTTACCTAATTCTGACAACTTCTCCTGAGAACCTCGGACATGTGAAAATTATTGATTACAGTTCCTTTGAATTGACGAGTATACAGACTATTTTTGAGAGCAGATTTTTTTACAGACTTAATtttacagaaattaaaataaattatactatatatattattttatatatatatatatatatatatatatatatatatattttttttttaactccctcAATTGCATATCCATTTAAAattaagtctatatatatatatatatatatatatatatatatatttttttttttttttttttttttttttaactccctcAATGGCATATCCATTTAAAGTTGCAAACGGATAACTTGCTTAAAAAGAATTGTCAGCTGATATTGTCAGTGTTCATAAATGCAACTGATTGGAAAGCCAATAGATTAGTATTAAACGAATACACAGTTCAAACAAAAGTACTGACTAAACAAACAGTGCATCATCACTTTTAAGATACCAACTTTTAATTGCATCACTTTAAAGATCTGGGTTACACGGTTAACTTCAGCATCCGCATCGCATTAGCAATTCAGCATTACACAATGAGCTGGCACAGTCGGCCAAGAGAGAGTTTGAGGGTCCACACACAGAGCAAAATAACTTCTAATCCCCTTCTAGATCAGCTTTATCCTTCTTACAGAGCTGTTTATGTAATATGTTCAGGAAATTCTGATGTCATCGAATAAGAGGAATGTGTTTTGTAAATGAGAGgccttcacacacacagcagaagatATACTGAAGCACGTTTGCTGAAGGCCTGCCTGTTGGAAAGCTGGTCCGACTTTTTTAATCATGttgtatacattaaaaaaaaattggtgatgTGGTCACATTTGCATCACACTCTTGTGCCACTTGCTTTTGTTGTAAGATTAGAGTGTGAATATTAAGCTTTAAATGTGACTAGATCTTATGAATGTTAATAGGTGCAGATCTGAGTTACTTTACTGAATAGATTACTACAAGGCCATCAAGACAAATCACATCacttactcaaaaaaaaaaaaaagctgattaaACAAGATTAATTGAAACAGCCAAATTTTTAACCATtgaaattatattcataaaaataaaaaataaaaaaacacgaaAATTTAAAATGACTCAAGCTCaacccatccaagatgtagacaagtttgtttctttatcagaacagacttggagaaatttagcattatatcacagtgaatgggtgccgtcaggatcATCACAAGTTACCCACACGACTCCtttccatcaattaacgtcacaTGAAGTGAAAATCttcatgtttttaagaaacaaatccatcattaagatgtttttatctTCAAATCATTGCTTCCAGCCAAAATACAAGCCCTCTTTCTGAAATCTCTAGTAAAAacgtcatcttgtctgaatcaggagagaaacatACAAAGATCAAGCactgctgtttggactctcattctgacggcacccattagaGGATCCatcagtgagcaagtgatgtaatgctaaatttctctgtaccgataaagaaacaaactcacctactgTACATCCTGAGGCCACCTatacatgagtttgtttctttatcgtACATTTTAGGCCTACTGTACAGTAGACTTGTTTAACTCTATAAGAGCACTGAATTCAGCTAGCAACCCTACTGTCTGTTGTCACATCTAAAGTATGACTAATCCTGTTAGCAGGAATCATATCATTCTACACAGCAGATTCTATAGCTCTCATGATTACTAAAAAGTAGGGGTATAATGAGAGACACTTATCCCACGAGACGAGACACGAGACTGGATTCATGAGAACGAGAcaagacaagatttttttttttttttttaagaaatcctcaatgatgaattatttgattattagttgaattattttattcaactgataaacaaaatgcaaaaatgtaggagcattttaaaatcaacttgtgCTTTATGAAATTAAACTTCTATTAagctatatatctatataagtGGAGATCAcggaacaaaatgtaaaaaataaataaataaaaaataaatgagggAGTAAGTGTCTCAATTCAGTTCAAGGCTGGCGACAAAACTTGCTTCTCACGCTCCACTGACACTCACGATCTGAAATAGTTGTAATAGACAGTTGCATCTTTGTCTTTCAGGAATaagattgtgtgtgtttgaattgAGATTGCAATCTTTGcacgattaattgtgcagctctaATGTAAACTGCAAATTGTTTTGCGAGGATATCGTCACGTTCCGACTGGTCTCGCGAGATCCCCACTAAAAAGCCATTCTTCATCTGTGTGTAGGAAAGCAAATCACTTGACTGTCACTTGACAAGAGCAAGCCAGTCATCCAGCTGTTATATATGTTAATTACTTCCCTTTGAATACAATAATATGCAATTGAACTTGATTGCTAGAGATAACAGTATCAGAAAATGCacacatttgtttgtttacaataGTAAAGACTTTCATGGaaatctgttgtttttattttgaccTAGTTATTGTAttgtatcatattttttttttattttctacctCTAAACATAACGCTCACACAAGCCcttctgcatttttacattttcattaagacatatttaatttaagatttaagCCATTTAACaaagtttgccaaaaaaaagaaagaaaatcatatctttttttttatttagaatttatacgtttatcaataataataataataataattatatatatatatatatatatatatatatatatatatatatatatatatatatatatatatatatatatatattttttttttttttttttttttttttttttttttcttcataatttatACATTGTGATTCAAATGTACATGTTAGATTAGATGAAATAGTACTATCAAATCATGAGGCTGGTGGTCATGTTTAATAGTCATTCATTTCCAATGGCCAGATTATGCCATGATACCGGCTCTGTGAGTATTACCGTTTTTAAAAATATGCATCCTGAGCCTGGATTCGTCCACTCGCCCCTCTGCGTCCATCACGCCTGGAAGCGACATGCTCGCGCAGGCGGACTCAGGTGAGATCACAGGTGCGACGGACCGACAGACGCTGCACTGTACTCCCTTCAACTTCCCAGAGGGTCCATTACTGTCCAGATGGTTTTGACCTTTACTTTCTACATGTGATTCATCACAAGATTCAATCATTTTGTCAAGTACTTTAAAGACTCTTTCTCTCAAGCATTGAAGGTGTCGTGAGGCGATAAAAGCGTCAGGTAAAAAGTTCTCGGCAATGTTTTCGAAAGCTCATTTTAGTCGAATGAGAAAATGTTTTGATAGTTAGCACACCCCTCCTCCCTTGTCATATGACTtaaacctctctctctccctctctctctctctctctctctctctctctctctctcaaggctTATCTCTCAAGGCCCTGGAGATGCAACAGCTGTGGCCAAAGGTCAGCAGCTCCCCCATGTGGTGAGTggcttttatcatttttattataacgATAAtcataatgtttataatataatagtaCATATTAACATCTCACAACTGATCGCCAATGCTGTGTCTGTGTATGTCCCACATCTGTTCTTGATGTACCAGTGTACTAAACATTTGGCCTGCTGAAAGTCTCCATGAGTCTGGCAGTGTTTGGTGATGTTTTCACCGGGTGTGCTGTACACTTCACCTGGCCACTGCTGTACCCAGTTTTGAGTGTGAGCCTTTCCTGTGACAAAGAACACAAATGTATTCTACTGATGAGGAAACAtccaaaagatattttaagttatttaatcttCTCTAGCCAAGTTTCAGCAATCATGCAAGctcatattaataatgataatgaaactGCACATTTAGTCACAACTGGCACACAACATTGTTCAATGCATGAATGCTGACACATGACACATTTTCACTTTGAATGCACTTATGGAAACAAATGAAAATTGTTTagaatttgatttgttttgtctttaaaaataattgaGACTGCTTGGCAATTACTGGCCTCCAAAGATGTGAAACCACTACTGAAAatactggattttttttattagaaagtaaattttcagcataatagtttcagtgaaattatttttgtaaattcaaACAATATCATGATGCTTAACATAtaacagataaaaataaataaataaataaaatgtattaaacctACAAAATTATACCCATCagaatagtatttttatttcaaaaatagCTAAAACATCACTAAAACATCATCAAATATTGCAGAGACTATTTTGAGAAATACAGGGGAAAATGTATGGATTTTAGCctcatgtatacatttttaactaGTGGTTTTTAGCtgaataagaaaataattaataattaaattaataaatttaaaataaatttaattatcaaaaataataaaaaatagaaacacAAGGCTGAAAATAAGAGTAAACGTGTTACCTGAGTAAATAGCAAAGACAGCAGCAAATatgaaattgaaattttaaaacaatgatCTTTTACATGAGCAACGAATCAAATGAGAATCAAATGCCTTATTAGATACAATGTCACTTAATACACACTTATCTGAAGTTAAGATTAAGATTAATACTAACTTGTCTGTCCTTATTCATGACATTTTACAAGTTACATTCGATGCAAGCAACAAAACAGATCATTTAATGTGAAGAATGTTTCCCCAGATAAGCTAATGGCACATGAAAACATGATATTTTGCAAAATTGATATACGTATAAAATATTGTCAGTCCAGTTTTGCCATTTTGGGTGGGTATGATCACTGAAAACGtttgaaataaatgctaaatCATTTTGCTTGGTCTCGTGTGACCTACCTCGGAGCTACTAATCAGGGGCTTCCTACAGTTTTGTTGTTAATATTAGAACATGAATCTGTTCACGTGTCAGAAACAGACTTTCTCACATCTGTTACCGTCTCACTTCCTGTGCCGTACATATTTAGAAACGATGAAAATCTCACCTGCAAGACTTGTCTaatcagtttattatttattattttctatgcaAATTGTGTGTGTTGGCCAAGGTTAATGCTTAAAAAAAGGCAGATCTATGATGTGATGATATGCCTGTGTTACATGAAACAGTAAAGCTATTCTAAATGCGGTCATATTCGTGAGATGTTGTTtatgatgttattattattattattattattatatatatatatatatatatatatatatatatatatatatatatatatatatatatatatatataatttttttttttttttttttttttttttttttttttttttgcatttccttCTTTAAGTCAGTTCTTTAACAACAGCCAGAGCACCATTCCTGTGTTACCAGCACCTGCTCTCtcgctttttcttttttcttaatttcCTGAGTGTAGCTGCTAATTGGATGAGCATAATGTGCAATAATCCAATAAGAGACTCATCTCCCTTTAAAAGCCTTTTGCCCTTTTGCACTATGGCGGATTCGCTATTTACATGGTGAAATTTGCAAGAGCAAAGGAGAAAGTGCACGAGCAGACCATCTACAGGGCTCAATAATAACCTCTTACATtgtaatcctttaatttttaatattttgaacgTTTGTGTGATGCTGCACGTCCCTGTGTGTGTATTAAGCAGAGTGTAGGAATGTTGTGCACCCGCCTATAGG from the Carassius gibelio isolate Cgi1373 ecotype wild population from Czech Republic chromosome A15, carGib1.2-hapl.c, whole genome shotgun sequence genome contains:
- the LOC128029511 gene encoding TBC1 domain family member 15-like; the protein is MIESCDESHVESKGQNHLDSNGPSGKLKGVQCSVCRSVAPVISPESACASMSLPGVMDAEGRVDESRLRMHIFKNGGVAPDERGLVWRFLFGMYPCSSTALERPLLLEQMAVRYQVMKRKWQQLLPGAVHLRLNGTDAELLTAVKYFEQRQDREQNNQQFESEEAGEKMSFLQLQAQVLFKRVTFDLEELQEAVRIIDKDVPRTDRDLPYFRNEGLGNLLVLRDILITYAAFHPEVSYAQGMNDLCSRFLEVLHSEVDTYWSFSCYMEKFSKDFCADGLYRKMELEAALLKELDPQLYSHLVTDNMEKITFCHRWLLLGFQREFEHSDALRLFEIFSCDHLELISQQVDRARYQERLARKYSLEDEPVKELQAVNRDFTFELFMCATILLENREALLSCRNDAQLIQFTSSLQGKLDLNSTLKKTEEHFYNYCKRSAWDYLRGRCRMRKSKEDHFLYQLRNLFS